A window of Roseiflexus castenholzii DSM 13941 genomic DNA:
GCGCTGGATCGTCAGCATCACCTGCGAGCAGCGGGCGAATAATTCTTCGTAGTACTCCTGGCTGGAATTCGCCCTCATCTGTTTCAGGTCGTGTCCGGCACAGAAGGCTTTGCCCTGCCCGGCGATGATTACCACGCGCGCCTGCGGATCGGCGGCTACGGCATCGAGTTCTGCCTGAAGCGCGGCGAGCATTTCTTCGGAGAGCGCGTTGAACTGTCGCGGACGGTTCAGCGTCAGCCGCACCACGCCGCGCGCGTCGCGGTCGGCAATCACGTATGGCTCGGTGGCGGGAAGGGTTTCGGCTACCTGCATGGCATGCTCCTCTCTGTCGGTAATGACACCGTTTCCGCTTCTTTGGGCGCATGGGCGGTGCGCCCGGTACGCACTTCGTTTGTGGACTTCTCCTGCTTCTCACTCCTGCCCCATCAACCCTTGCCGGCGAACGATGACGGTGACCCGCGTTCGATGTGCCGCCTGGAGTCTGGTGAGGATGTTCGAGCGGCGGATCAGGATTATGCTGAAGGACCTTGTGCGTTGCTCTCGCAAGGATCGATCTCATCACCGGAATCCTACATCACGATCGGTCTGCCGGCAACCGTCACGAACGCTTGCCCGAATACGGTGAATATCATCGTCATCGTCATTGCAAGGTGCGTATCGCTCCGCTCCTCGTTCCTATCCGGGACGTCGAGGGCAGGAACGGAGAGCAGGTAGGAGCCACGCCGCTGCTGACATGGTTGGGTAACGCCGCATCGTCGTGGGGTTCAGGGATCGCTTTCGTTTCAGTCCATGCCCCTTGGAAATCCAGGAAGAACACCGAAGTGGTGTGAAAGGTGACTTAGCACACGACATCATCACGACCCGACCATCGGCGATGGTTGCACTCCCGCGCCTCTCCGTAGATAATATCCGCCACACAGTTCCGTTCAGTACAGCAACGAGCAACCTATGGACGACCTTCTCATTCGTGGCGGGCACGTCATCGACCCGGCAAACGATCTGGACGCCCCTGCCGATGTTGCGATCCGCGACGGACGCATTGCAGCCGTGGCGCCAGCGCTCGACCCGGCTCAGGCGCTCCACGTGATCGACGCCTCAGGGCAGATCGTCACCCCGGGGCTGGTCGATTTGCACACCCACTTCTACTGGGGCGCCACGTACTGGGGCATCGAAGCAGACCCGGTTGCCGCACGTAGCGGCGTGACAACCTGGGTGGACGCGGGTAGCGCCGGGGCGTATAGTTTTCCGGGGTTTCGCGAGTTTATCTGCGCTGCCAGTCGGGTGCGGACGTTTGCTTTTCTCAACCTCTCGGCAATCGGGCTGATCGCGCCGACCTGGGAGTTCGCTAATCTCGACTACTGCGACGTCGATCTGGCGATCAGGACGGTAGAGGAGAACCGTGACATTATTGTAGGGATCAAGGCGCGCATCGATCACAACACGACGCGCGGCGTCGGCATTCGCCCGCTGCACCTGGCGCGCGCCCTCGCCGACCGGGTGGCGCTGCCGCTCATGGTGCACATCGGCAATGGCCCGCCTCCAATCGACGAGATTGTTGCATTGCTGCGCCCCGGCGATATTCTGACGCACTGTTTCACTGGCGGAACGCATCGGTTGCTCTTGAAGGACGGGCGCCTTTCCCCGATTGCGCGCGAGTTGCAGCAGCGCGGCGTGCTGCTTGACATCGGGCATGGAACAGGATCGTTCAGTTATCGCACTGCCGAAGCGGCGCTCCAGGAAGGGGTGCTGCCGGATATTATCAGCAGCGATATTCACCAACTCAGCGTCCAGGGTCCAATGTTCGATCTGCCGACGACCCTCTCGAAGTTCCTTGACCTGGGTTTGACGCTGCCCGATGTTATCGACCGGGCAACGCGCCGTCCGGCGCTGGCGATTGGCAAGCCGGAACTCGGAACGCTCCACCCCGGCAGTCCTGGCGATGTCGCGCTCTTTCGCGTCGAAGAGGGCGATTACACCTTTTTCGATGTCGAAATGAACGCCCGCCGCGGCAATCGGCGACTGACCTGCACTGCCACCATTGTGGGTGGAACGCTGCTGCCGCGCCTGCCGGAACGTCCCCCGGCAATCTGGGCGATCCTGCCCGATCATCAGCGGCGGATTCTTGTCCGGGAATAGCGGAAAAGAGCATTGGACAAAACCCGCGTGTCGCGATACGCTCATGGTTCAGTATCATGGTCAGGCATACGGAGGAGAGTTCGTGCGCGTGTTCATTACCGGCATCACCGGTCCGGTCGGCAGCGCCCTTGCAGACTATCTGGTGGCGCTTCCCGGCGTCGAGGTGCATGCCTTCAAGCGCTGGCGCAGCGATACGCGCCCGATTGCGCATCTCGCAGGGCGGATCACACTGCACGAAGGGGACATCGAAGACCCCTATTCGGTGATGCGCGCTGTGGAGCGGGCGGCGCCCGATCGTGTCTACCACCTGGCAGCGCAGAGTTACCCCAGCGAGTCGTGGGATGCGCCGATTGTCACGATGCGCACCAATGTCGAGGGAACGATCAATGTGCTGGAGGCGGTGCGGCGTCATGCGCCACGTGCGCGCGTCCACCTTGCGGGCACAAGCGCCGAGTATGGCTGGGTGCAGCCGGAGGACACGCCGATCCCCGAGACGCACCCCACGCGCCCGCTCAGCCCGTATGGCGTGAGCAAGGTCGCTGCCGGGTTGAGCGGACTCCAGTACGCCGCGAACTACGGCATGCACGTGGTGGTCACCCGCTCGTTCAACCACGTGGGACCGCACCAGGGGGACCGGTGCGCAATTCAGACATTCTGCCGCCAGATGGCGCTGATCGAATATGATCGTCAGGAGCCGGTCATCTACGTTGGCAATCTGGAAGCGCGGCGCGATTTCACCCACACCCGCGATGTGGCGCGCGCCCTCTGGCTGCTCCTCGACCACGGCGCTCCCGGCGAAATCTACAACCTCTGCTCCGGCGTGGCGACTCGTATCGGCGATATTGTCGCCATGGTGCAGCAGCACGGGCGCGTTCCAACGGAGGTGCGCGTCGATCCGGCGCGCCTCCGTCCGTCGGACGAACCGCTGCTCGTGGGTGATAATACGAAATTGCGCCAGACGACCGGGTGGCAGCCGCAGATCACGGTGCCGATGATCGTCGAGGAATTGATGGCGTACTGGCGGGAGCGACTGGCGTCGGGCGGGTGATCTCTTGAGACTCGCCGCGCGTTCGTCTAGCGGTGAACCGTCGGGCTGAACCGCAAGGGCGCTTGTGGAGTGCGAATACATGTTCCGTTATGCGTTCACCCGCCCGGCGACTGGTAAATGTGATATACGTCCGGCAGACGACCTGCGCCGCCGGTCGCATTTCCTTTGCGCGGCGGGCGAAAGCCCTCGCTCAGGGCATAGAAGCCCCCAAGGGGCTTGCACGATCTTAGCAAGGGCTTCAGCCCGCAGCAGCCTCAGCCCGCAGATTCCCGGCAGCGCAGTGGAGAAGACTGGCAGGGGGTGAAGGCGAAACAGGGCGTCACGCCCTATTTCAACGTCTCTTCCTTTGCTTACTGCGCTGCCGCCAGCGCCACGAACTCGATGGTCAGCACAACGTCATCGCTGACGTTTGCGACGAACGGCACACTCGGAATCTGGAGGTTGTAATCGCTCCGCTTCACAGTTGTGGTTGCGACACCGACGAGCCGTTCGGCAGACTCGGCGCGCACAGTCGCCTCGAACGCCACCGGTCGCGTAATGTCGCGGATGGTCAGATCGCCCCGGATAGTGAAGGTGAACGGCTCATTGAGCGCGCCGCTGCCGCTCAATCCCTCGATAGCCGTCGGCGTAAAGGTGATGAATTCGTACTGATCGGTATTCAGAATAAAGTTGCGAATCGCGCGATCACGGTTACCGCTGTCAGTCGCAAACGTGCGGGCATTCACCTGGATCACGCCGATCTGCGCCGTCGTCAGGTCGCTCGGATTGATGGCGAATTCACCGGCAACCTGGTTCGTCGTGCCAATCGCTTCGATTCGCTGCCCGCGCAGGTCTTCGGCAATGCGAAAACTGACCTTCGATTCATCGGCGACAATCTGGTATCGAATGACCTGATTCGGCGCGACACCGGCGGGTGGCGCGGTTGGCGCTTCCGTCGGCGCAACAGGCGCAGGTGATGCAGTTGCCACAGGAGCGGTCTCTGTGGGGGTTGCCGGCGCTGGATCGGCAGGCGCAGTCGTTGGCTCAGGCGCACTCGTGGGTTGCGCATTAATCGGGATTGCTGTCATCGGACCACTCGCAGGCTGGGTGTCGCCCAACACGCTATCAAAGATCCAGAACCCGGCGATAAGGACAATGAGCGCCGCAGCAGCGCCCAAAAACAGACGATTTCGATTCATGGATCAGATTTCTCCCTGGTAAGAATCATAATCGGGCGGTGCTCTATGGATGATGCTCCCACGATATGATACTGTCGAATCGTTTTGAAAAGAGCATGGATCAGATGAGAATTGTCTTAGCATTTGCCGGGTGATTGAACACAGGCGCGCGACTCGTGGTAATGTAGAATGCACAGCAATTATCGCCAATGGAAAGACGTTCCAGGGAGAACATCGCCATGACTGACACGGGAGTCGCTCTCACCAACGACGTGGAGGCGCGCATCGAAGCGCTGCTGCGACAGATGACGCTGGCGGAGAAGGTCGCGCTGATGGCAGGATCGAGCATGTGGACGACCACTCCCATCGAGCGGTTGGGGATTCCTGCGATCAAAGTCACGGACGGACCGAACGGCGCGCGGGGTGCAGGTGGATTCGTCGGTGGCGCCGTTACGGCAGCGTGCTTCCCTGTAGGAATTGCGCTGGCCGCGACATGGAACAGCAGGCTGGTGGAAGAGGTTGGCGAGGCGCTCGCCGAAGAAGCGCAATCCAAAGGCGCTCGCCTCCTGCTGGCGCCGACCGTTAACATCCATCGTTCGCCGCTCAATGGGCGCAACTTCGAGTGCTATTCCGAAGACCCGTATCTCTCGGCGCGCATGGCGGTCGCCTATATCACCGGGTTGCAGCGGCGCGGCGTTGGCGCGACGATCAAACACTACGTCTGCAACGACTCGGAGTTCGAGCGGAACACGATCAGTTCTGAGGTCGATGAACGCACATTGCGCGAGATCTATCTGCCTCCCTTTCGCGCTGCCGTGCAGGAGGCGAAAACCTGGGCGGTCATGGCGGCGTACAATCGTGTCAATGGGGTGTATGCCAGCGAGCATCCGGTATTGCTCAACGATATCCTGAAGCGCGAATGGGGATTCGATGGCATTGTGATGTCCGACTGGTTCGGCACGAAGAGCGTCGTCGAGGCTGCCGCCAACGGGCTGGACCTTGAAATGCCGGGACCAACGCGCTGGCGCGGTGAGCGATTAGTCGCCGCCGTCGAGAATGGTCAGGTGCGTATGGAAGCCATCGATGAGTCGGCTTGTCGAATATTGCGCACGATTGCGCGCGCGGGGGCGTTCGAGACACCGGAGATTCCCCCTGAGCAGGCGATTGATCGCCCTGAGCACCGGGCGCTGATCCGCCGTGCTGCCGCCGAGAGCATGGTGCTGCTCAAGAACGATGGCGGCATCCTGCCGCTCAATCTGGCGAACCTGTCGTCGATTGCGATCATCGGACCCAACGCGAAGACGGCACAGATCATGGGTGGCGGGAGCGCACAGGTCAACGCGCACTACGCCATTTCGCCCTACGACGGCATTGCGGCGCGAGTCGGCGGGCAGGTGATCCTGGAGTACGAGATCGGTTGCACGAACCATCGACACCTTCCGCGCTTCGATAGCCGATTGGTGACGCCGGAGAGCGGCGAGGGGCGCGGCTTTACCGTCGCTTACTACAACACCCACGACCTGTCCGGTGAGCCGGTTCATCAGGCGGCGACCGAGAGCAGCGAGCAGGTCTGGCTAGGGGAGGTGGCGCCGGGCGTCGATCCACGCCAGTTTTCGGCGCGTTTCACCGCGCGGTTTACGCCCGCCGAACGTGGAACGCATACCTTTAGCCTGATCAGCGCCGGGCTGAGTCGCCTCTTTGTCGACGACGTACTGATCATCGACAACTGGACGACCCAGACACGCGGGGATGCGTTCTTTGGCGCAGGAAGCGCCGAAGCGACGGCGCCGATGACGCTGGAAGCCGGTCGAACCTACGCGCTTCGCCTGGAATATAGTAATCAGGGCGCGACCATGCTTGCCGCTGTGCGGCTCGGCTATCTGCCGCCGGTTGCAGAAGACGCCATCGAGCGCGCCGCAGCCCTGGCGGCGCAATCCGACGTTGCGCTGGTGTTTGTCGGGCTGAATGCCGATTGGGAGAGCGAAGGGTATGATCGCCCGCATATGGACCTGGTCGGCAGGCAGGACGAACTGGTCGAGCGCGTGGCAGCCGCCAATCCGCGCACGATTGTCGTGCTGCAAACCGGTTCGCCGGTGACGATGCCGTGGCTGGATCGGGTGGCGGCGGTCCTTCAGGCGTGGTATCCCGGTCAGGAATGCGGTAACGCGATTGCCGACGTGTTGTTTGGCGATGTTAACCCCTCGGGCAGACTGCCGCAGACTTTTCCGGTTCGATTGGAAGACAATCCGGCATACATCAACTATCCCGGTGAGAACGGGCGGGTGCGCTACGGTGAAGGTATCTTCGTCGGCTACCGCTACTACGAGAAGAAAAAGGTTGCGCCGCTGTTTCCCTTTGGCTTCGGTCTTTCGTATACCACGTTCCGCTACGATAACCTGCGCCTGAGCGCCGATGTCATTGCTCCCGATGATCGGCTCACGGCGCAGATCGACATCACCAACACCGGGATGGTCGCCGGTCAGGAAGTGGTGCAACTGTACGTGCGCGACAGCGCCGCGCGCGTCGCCCGACCGGCAAAGGAGTTGAAAGGGTTTGTCAAAGTCGCGCTGCAACCGGGCGAGACACAAACGGTGACCTTCTCGCTTGATCGGGAGGCGCTGGCGTACTGGGACGACGTCCAGCATGCCTGGGTCGCCGAGGCAGGTGAGTTCGAGGTTCTTGTGGGAAGTTCATCGCAGGACATCCGGGCGCGCGCGGTGTTTCATCTGAATGATACTGTCGCCTTCGGCGGACCGACAAAGTCGCCGGTGCAACTGAGTGTCGACTCGCCGGTCAAGGCGTTGATCGAACACGACGGTGCGCGTGCAGTGCTGGAACGCCACATGCCCGGTTTTGTCGAACAGGCTGGCGTCGGTGTCATGATGGGGCTGACGCTGGCGCAGATGGCAGCATTCGCAGCGGATCGGATCACGCCGGAACTGTTGGGCGCGATTGCCGCAGACCTGGCGCGGATTCAGGCATGACGCGCAGCGGTCGGGACGCCTCTGGCAGGCACGGTTCAAGGGCGGACAGCACGTATGGGCATATCCGGCATGTATGGCGTTGGGATGCACCGTTTTCCCCTTACCCCCTGCTCCTCTCCCACGCGCGGGAGAGGGGCAGGGGGTGAGGTGCGCGGGTCCGTCCTCTGG
This region includes:
- a CDS encoding beta-glucosidase, with product MTDTGVALTNDVEARIEALLRQMTLAEKVALMAGSSMWTTTPIERLGIPAIKVTDGPNGARGAGGFVGGAVTAACFPVGIALAATWNSRLVEEVGEALAEEAQSKGARLLLAPTVNIHRSPLNGRNFECYSEDPYLSARMAVAYITGLQRRGVGATIKHYVCNDSEFERNTISSEVDERTLREIYLPPFRAAVQEAKTWAVMAAYNRVNGVYASEHPVLLNDILKREWGFDGIVMSDWFGTKSVVEAAANGLDLEMPGPTRWRGERLVAAVENGQVRMEAIDESACRILRTIARAGAFETPEIPPEQAIDRPEHRALIRRAAAESMVLLKNDGGILPLNLANLSSIAIIGPNAKTAQIMGGGSAQVNAHYAISPYDGIAARVGGQVILEYEIGCTNHRHLPRFDSRLVTPESGEGRGFTVAYYNTHDLSGEPVHQAATESSEQVWLGEVAPGVDPRQFSARFTARFTPAERGTHTFSLISAGLSRLFVDDVLIIDNWTTQTRGDAFFGAGSAEATAPMTLEAGRTYALRLEYSNQGATMLAAVRLGYLPPVAEDAIERAAALAAQSDVALVFVGLNADWESEGYDRPHMDLVGRQDELVERVAAANPRTIVVLQTGSPVTMPWLDRVAAVLQAWYPGQECGNAIADVLFGDVNPSGRLPQTFPVRLEDNPAYINYPGENGRVRYGEGIFVGYRYYEKKKVAPLFPFGFGLSYTTFRYDNLRLSADVIAPDDRLTAQIDITNTGMVAGQEVVQLYVRDSAARVARPAKELKGFVKVALQPGETQTVTFSLDREALAYWDDVQHAWVAEAGEFEVLVGSSSQDIRARAVFHLNDTVAFGGPTKSPVQLSVDSPVKALIEHDGARAVLERHMPGFVEQAGVGVMMGLTLAQMAAFAADRITPELLGAIAADLARIQA
- a CDS encoding YceI family protein: MNRNRLFLGAAAALIVLIAGFWIFDSVLGDTQPASGPMTAIPINAQPTSAPEPTTAPADPAPATPTETAPVATASPAPVAPTEAPTAPPAGVAPNQVIRYQIVADESKVSFRIAEDLRGQRIEAIGTTNQVAGEFAINPSDLTTAQIGVIQVNARTFATDSGNRDRAIRNFILNTDQYEFITFTPTAIEGLSGSGALNEPFTFTIRGDLTIRDITRPVAFEATVRAESAERLVGVATTTVKRSDYNLQIPSVPFVANVSDDVVLTIEFVALAAAQ
- a CDS encoding amidohydrolase/deacetylase family metallohydrolase, with translation MDDLLIRGGHVIDPANDLDAPADVAIRDGRIAAVAPALDPAQALHVIDASGQIVTPGLVDLHTHFYWGATYWGIEADPVAARSGVTTWVDAGSAGAYSFPGFREFICAASRVRTFAFLNLSAIGLIAPTWEFANLDYCDVDLAIRTVEENRDIIVGIKARIDHNTTRGVGIRPLHLARALADRVALPLMVHIGNGPPPIDEIVALLRPGDILTHCFTGGTHRLLLKDGRLSPIARELQQRGVLLDIGHGTGSFSYRTAEAALQEGVLPDIISSDIHQLSVQGPMFDLPTTLSKFLDLGLTLPDVIDRATRRPALAIGKPELGTLHPGSPGDVALFRVEEGDYTFFDVEMNARRGNRRLTCTATIVGGTLLPRLPERPPAIWAILPDHQRRILVRE
- a CDS encoding GDP-mannose 4,6-dehydratase, which produces MRVFITGITGPVGSALADYLVALPGVEVHAFKRWRSDTRPIAHLAGRITLHEGDIEDPYSVMRAVERAAPDRVYHLAAQSYPSESWDAPIVTMRTNVEGTINVLEAVRRHAPRARVHLAGTSAEYGWVQPEDTPIPETHPTRPLSPYGVSKVAAGLSGLQYAANYGMHVVVTRSFNHVGPHQGDRCAIQTFCRQMALIEYDRQEPVIYVGNLEARRDFTHTRDVARALWLLLDHGAPGEIYNLCSGVATRIGDIVAMVQQHGRVPTEVRVDPARLRPSDEPLLVGDNTKLRQTTGWQPQITVPMIVEELMAYWRERLASGG